Proteins from a single region of Harmonia axyridis chromosome 4, icHarAxyr1.1, whole genome shotgun sequence:
- the LOC123679289 gene encoding uncharacterized protein LOC123679289 isoform X2 — MNAAICDFIPPADLKKSWHIPRPTLARDSPKSPESSSTNSSHSARSGSLLLTAANLAQVQKAELTKEAGNSTRDQNIQYYLDQFPQNENFPGLVPKKQDPDSASLASSTHFTVVNIHTRPPKPRSFCRKHQLTVLVVTMSTLFTIGIMAAIWFLEKRAQQRRLQWS, encoded by the exons ATGAACGCGGCAATTTGTGATTTT aTCCCACCAGCAGATCTCAAAAAGAGTTGGCATATCCCAAGGCCCACACTAGCTCGAGATTCGCCAAAATCGCCGGAATcttcgagtacaaatagtagcCAT AGTGCTAGATCAGGCTCGCTTCTACTGACGGCAGCCAATTTGGCTCAGGTCCAAAAGGCAGAATTGACGAAAGAGGCAGGTAACAGTACCAGAGATCAAAACATACAGTATTACCTGGACCAATTTCCACAAAACGAAAATTTCCCTGGATTGGTCCCCAAAAAGCAAGATCCTGACAGCGCTTCTTTAGCAAGCTCTACACATTTCACCGTTGTGAATATACATACTAGACCACCTAAACCAAGAAGTTTTTGCAGAAAACATCAATTGACTGTCCTTGTTGTTACTATGTCGACGCTTTTCACAATTGGAATCATGGCTGCCATTTGGTTTTTAGAAA aacgaGCCCAACAAAGAAGATTACAATGGTCATAG
- the LOC123679289 gene encoding uncharacterized protein LOC123679289 isoform X1: protein MENKSFVPDNIPPADLKKSWHIPRPTLARDSPKSPESSSTNSSHSARSGSLLLTAANLAQVQKAELTKEAGNSTRDQNIQYYLDQFPQNENFPGLVPKKQDPDSASLASSTHFTVVNIHTRPPKPRSFCRKHQLTVLVVTMSTLFTIGIMAAIWFLEKRAQQRRLQWS from the exons atggaaaacaaAAGTTTTGTACCAGATAAC aTCCCACCAGCAGATCTCAAAAAGAGTTGGCATATCCCAAGGCCCACACTAGCTCGAGATTCGCCAAAATCGCCGGAATcttcgagtacaaatagtagcCAT AGTGCTAGATCAGGCTCGCTTCTACTGACGGCAGCCAATTTGGCTCAGGTCCAAAAGGCAGAATTGACGAAAGAGGCAGGTAACAGTACCAGAGATCAAAACATACAGTATTACCTGGACCAATTTCCACAAAACGAAAATTTCCCTGGATTGGTCCCCAAAAAGCAAGATCCTGACAGCGCTTCTTTAGCAAGCTCTACACATTTCACCGTTGTGAATATACATACTAGACCACCTAAACCAAGAAGTTTTTGCAGAAAACATCAATTGACTGTCCTTGTTGTTACTATGTCGACGCTTTTCACAATTGGAATCATGGCTGCCATTTGGTTTTTAGAAA aacgaGCCCAACAAAGAAGATTACAATGGTCATAG